DNA sequence from the Tissierella sp. MB52-C2 genome:
AGTCCCTTGGGGAGTTCTCCTGGCATATCTTTCATACTATGAATTGCCATATGAATTGTATTATCTAATAGCTCTTTTTCTATTTCTTTTATAAATATTTCCTTTCCACCTAATTTATCTATGGGTATATCCTTTAATATATCGCCTTTTGTTTTTATTACTTTAACTTCAAATTCTATTTCTGGATGAACTTTTTTTATACTATCTATAACCATATTGGTCTGTGTAAGGGCAAGATTACTTCCTCTACTTCCTACTATTATTTTCATATTATCAGTGCTCCTTATAGTTCTATTTTTCTAACTCCTTTAAAAACTCCTTTAAATCAACAATATTTAATTCTAAAGCCTTATCCATAATTTCTTTTGTTTTATGTGAGTAATTATCTAAAGTTATCCTACGTATTTCTTCTAAGATAATCATATATTCCTTGTCGAACTTCTTATATTTTTTTTCCATATCTATTCTGATTTTTTTACTTAAGTAAGGAAAGCTACCTAATGTGGAAATAGAAATAGTTAAATTATCGTTATTTATAATAGATGATGTAATAAAATCAGACTCATCTTTGCTATCTACTATATTCACTAGTATATTTAAATTATTACAATCCTCTCCGATTTCCTTATTTGTCATTCTAGAAGATGTAGCCCCTATTACTAGAAAAGCATCTTCAATATATTTTTTATTATAAATATCGTATATAAGTTCAATGTTTTCTTTATACTCTTTCTGTAGATCCTTAAAATCATCTATAATCTTAGGACTTACCACTCTTACAGTTCCGCCAAATTCTAAAAGTTTTTTTACTTTCCTATAGGCTACTTGTCCACCACCTACTACAATAATTAACTTATTTTCAATTTTTAGCATTATTGGATAAAACATAGATCACCTCTATATTTCAAAGATTTTTTTCATTACTTCTATATATTCTTCTGAATCTTCATTGTTTATTTGCTTTAAGACCTTTATAGGTTCCCTTATAATCTTTTTTAAAGCAGACATAACCATTTTATCTACTATTTTTTTATCTCTCTTGTTTAAATCTACCTTCCGATTAATATAGTTCATAGTTTCTTCCTTTATGGAATTACATCTATTATTTAAAGATTCTATAATAGGATCTACATTTATAGTATTTATCCACTCCATATACTTGTCCACATCAGAATTAATAATTTCTATGGCCTGTTCTGAAAGTCTTTTTCTTCTTAATAAGTTTATTTCTGATACTCTCTGCAAATCATCATTATGGTATAATATTATATTTTCATCTTCACCAACTGTAGAGTCCACATCTCTAGGAAGAGCTAAATCTAATATATATATTTTTTTATTTCTCTTTTTCATATGTTCTTTCATTATAATAGTATGGGGTGCAGAAGTTGCTGTAATTAAAATATCTACATCTTCTATTACTTCATATCTCTCTTCATATTTTATTGCTATTAAATTATTAAATTCCTTAAATATTTCCTTCATCTTTTCATAGGTTCTATTAGTTAAATAAATCTCTTTCAAATCTTCTTCATATAAGTATCTAATGGCCAATGTACTCATTTTCCCAGTACCTATTACAAGAGCTTTTTTATCCCTTAAGGAACCTATTTCTTTTTTCAAAAGATTTATACCTATATAGCTAGTTGATAAGGGTATTTCAGAGATCTTTAGAAGATTTCTTATTTTCTTCCCTTCACATATTGCGTCCATAAATAATCTGTTTAAGACCTTTTTGCTAAATCCTAGTTCCATGGAAAAATTCATGGCATCTCTTATTTGCCCTAGTATCTGATCTTCACCTAGTATCATGGAATCTAGTCCTGCTGATACCATATATAAATGAATAACTGCTTTCTTTCCCTTTTTAACAAATATGTAATCTTCAGACTTAGGAAAATTGAAAAATTCCTTATAAAACTCTATTACTTCTTTAACGGAGCTTTCTATATCTTCACTGGCTATATATATTTCACTTCTATTACAAGTAGAGATAATTATTAATTCTTTACTAGATTTATCTAGTATTAAATCTGCTCCTTCGATTTTCATAGACTCAGTAAAAGAAAATACTTCCCTAACTTGTATTGGAGAATTATTATGATTTATTCCTATTACTGCAACTTCCATCCTTATCCTCCTACCTTTGAATTTACCTTTATTCTTAATTTTATTCTAATTCTATCATATTGTAAAATCTAATATTTAACAAGCTTTTATGTAATGTATATTATTATATATGTCATTGATATATATAATAATACAACAGACCTTCATGTGTTCATGAAGGTCTGTTGTATTATACGTTTTTTTATTGGTTTTGAACTATAAACTCTCCATTACTAACTCTAACTATTTGAATTCCCAATTCTACAGCTTTATCATACTTAGACCCTGGATCTTCTCCTACTATTACATAGTCAGTTTTTTTACTAACGGAGCCTGTTACTTTACCACCCATTTTTTCTACCATATCCTTTATCTCGTTTCTGCCTAATCCCTCTATAGTCCCTGTAATAACTACTGTTTTGTCTGTAAATATAGATTCTTCTATTTCTACTTCTTCAAAATATGGATTTACTCCTTCAGACAATAGTTTATCGAGACTTTCCAGTATCCTATCATCATGGAAAAACTCCAATATACTGTTGGCAATGATTTCTCCAACTTCTCCTACTGTTATTAATTCTTCATGGCTTGCATTTTTAAGGTTATCTAAAGATTTAAAATGGTTTGCTAAATCGTTTGCTGTCTTTATTCCAACATTATTTATCCCTAAAGCATATATAAAAGAACCTAAATCTATATGTTTTGATTTTTCTATTGCCTCTAATAAATTATTTGTTTTCTTTTCCTTAAATCCTTCTAATTTAATTAAATCTTCATATTTTACTTCATATATCTCAGGTAAATCCACTATGTTTAATTCATCCAATAGCTTTTCTGCAGTTTTTTCACTAAATCCTTCTATATTCATAGCATCACGACTGGCAAAATGGACTAGTCTAGATACTAGCTGCGGCTTACAGGAAAGTGAGTTTGGACAAAATATATGAACTCCATTTTGAATTAATTCAGAATCACAAGCTGGACAATGGGTTGGCTTTTCTATTTCAAAAGTTTCCTCATCCGTCTCTAAAGTTCCCAATATTTCTGGAATAACATCGTTAGATCTTCTAATAAGAACCCTTGAATTTAACTTAACACCTTTTCGTAGAATATCATCATAGTTATTTAATGTGGCTCTTCTAACTGTAACTCCACCAATATCCACTGGCTCAAGTAAGGCAGTAGGTGTTACTTTAGATGTTCTACCTACGTTCCATACTACTTCTAAAAGTTTAGTTGATGTTTCTTCCGCTTCAAATTTATAGGCTATTGCCCATCTAGGAAACCTATTAGTAAATCCTAAGACTTCTCTAGTTCTTATATCATCTATTTTTATAACTAATCCATCTGTTAAGAGATCTATATTGTGTCTTTCTTCCCTTATGATTTCTATTTCTTCAATTACTCCATTTATGGAATCAAATTCTTTAGCATATGGAAATACAGGGAATCTATTTTCTTTTAGGAATTCCAATATCTCCACATGCCTTTGGAAGGCTTTTCCTTCTATATATGAGATATTATAAAAATAAGCTGTAAGATTTCTTTCTGCTGTAACCCTTGAATCTAAGTTCCTTAAAGCTCCTGCTGCTGCATTTCTAGCATTTTTTAGAGGTTCAGAGGCTGTCCTATTATACTCTTCTAATGCTGATAATGGCATTAATCCTTCTCCATGTACCTCCATAGTCCCCTTAAAATCAATTTTTAGAGGAATAGATTTTATTGTTTTAAGTTGAGGTAAAATTGCTTCACCTACAGTTCCATTTCCTCTTGTTGCCCCTTCTACTAATAGCCCATCTCTATAGGTAAGATTTATAGTCAGTCCATCAAATTTATATTCAACTATATATTTAGGCTCTGGTAATTTATCTGTATTTTCCCTATTATAGTCTCCTATTAGTTTTCTAACTCTATTATCCCAGCTAATTAATTCTTCTACACTTTGACTCTTATCTAAACTCCATAGCCTACCTAAATGAGTATGTTTTTCAAACTTATCTACTAGTTCTCCACCTACCCTTTGTGTTGGAGAGTAGGAATAAATTATTCCTGTAGTATTTTCTAAATGTACTAACTCATCATATAATAAATCATATTCTTTGTCGGTTAATTTAGGTTCGTCTAATGTATAGTAATGATAATTTAAATCATTGATTATTTCAATAAGTTCATCTATTCTTTTTTCTTCATTCATAAAATCACCTCATTATTTCTATAGGAGCAATTGAAAGCAATAGTCTTTTTAATCCCTGTCCATCAAATGATATTACTAGTTCTTTGTCATTATCTCTATCCTTTACTTGAACTATAGTACCTATACCGAATTTCTTATGTTTTACTTTGTCACCTATATTTACCTCTTGGTTCACATCTGTTATTGGCTTAGGCTTAGCCTGTATAGTAAATGAATTACCCATAAAAGTTTCTTTTTTAAATGTCTCTTTCTTCGCCGTCAAGTCCTTTACAGATACTAGCTGTTCTCTTAGTCCTTCCCTTTCTCTTTTCTCTATGCCATCTCCCATCTCGGCGATAAATCTTGAAGGCAAAGTATAGTTTACATTCCCATAAATAGTCCTTATCTTTGCATTAGTTATATATAGAAGCCTTTCTGCCCTAGTTACTGCAACATAGCAAAGTCGTCTTTCTTCTTCTAATTCAGACTCACTTTCTAAAGACCTAGTTATAGGAAATAGCCCTTCTTCCATACCAACTAAAAATACAACCGGAAACTCTAACCCTTTAGAACTGTGTACCGTCATCATAGTAACTACATTGGTGCTGTCAGAAGTCTTATCTACATCTGATAGTAAAGCAACATTTGCCAAGAATTCTTCTAAATCACTCTCACCCATTCGCATTTCAAAGTCGATTGCAACAGATACAAATTCCTTTATATTGTCAATTCTTGTTTGAGATTCTATAGTATTTTCCTTTTCCAATTCCTTTATATAGTCAGTAGAATTTATAACTTCTTCTATAAAATCTTTTATTCCCATTGTTTCCTTTTTAGCCATAAGCATACTCATCATATCCATGAAAGGTTTTAGGCTGTTTTTTGCCCTACTGTTTAACTCATCTATACTATCTAAAGATAATAAAACGCCATA
Encoded proteins:
- the hemA gene encoding glutamyl-tRNA reductase, with amino-acid sequence MEVAVIGINHNNSPIQVREVFSFTESMKIEGADLILDKSSKELIIISTCNRSEIYIASEDIESSVKEVIEFYKEFFNFPKSEDYIFVKKGKKAVIHLYMVSAGLDSMILGEDQILGQIRDAMNFSMELGFSKKVLNRLFMDAICEGKKIRNLLKISEIPLSTSYIGINLLKKEIGSLRDKKALVIGTGKMSTLAIRYLYEEDLKEIYLTNRTYEKMKEIFKEFNNLIAIKYEERYEVIEDVDILITATSAPHTIIMKEHMKKRNKKIYILDLALPRDVDSTVGEDENIILYHNDDLQRVSEINLLRRKRLSEQAIEIINSDVDKYMEWINTINVDPIIESLNNRCNSIKEETMNYINRKVDLNKRDKKIVDKMVMSALKKIIREPIKVLKQINNEDSEEYIEVMKKIFEI
- a CDS encoding bifunctional precorrin-2 dehydrogenase/sirohydrochlorin ferrochelatase, producing MFYPIMLKIENKLIIVVGGGQVAYRKVKKLLEFGGTVRVVSPKIIDDFKDLQKEYKENIELIYDIYNKKYIEDAFLVIGATSSRMTNKEIGEDCNNLNILVNIVDSKDESDFITSSIINNDNLTISISTLGSFPYLSKKIRIDMEKKYKKFDKEYMIILEEIRRITLDNYSHKTKEIMDKALELNIVDLKEFLKELEK
- the ligA gene encoding NAD-dependent DNA ligase LigA gives rise to the protein MNEEKRIDELIEIINDLNYHYYTLDEPKLTDKEYDLLYDELVHLENTTGIIYSYSPTQRVGGELVDKFEKHTHLGRLWSLDKSQSVEELISWDNRVRKLIGDYNRENTDKLPEPKYIVEYKFDGLTINLTYRDGLLVEGATRGNGTVGEAILPQLKTIKSIPLKIDFKGTMEVHGEGLMPLSALEEYNRTASEPLKNARNAAAGALRNLDSRVTAERNLTAYFYNISYIEGKAFQRHVEILEFLKENRFPVFPYAKEFDSINGVIEEIEIIREERHNIDLLTDGLVIKIDDIRTREVLGFTNRFPRWAIAYKFEAEETSTKLLEVVWNVGRTSKVTPTALLEPVDIGGVTVRRATLNNYDDILRKGVKLNSRVLIRRSNDVIPEILGTLETDEETFEIEKPTHCPACDSELIQNGVHIFCPNSLSCKPQLVSRLVHFASRDAMNIEGFSEKTAEKLLDELNIVDLPEIYEVKYEDLIKLEGFKEKKTNNLLEAIEKSKHIDLGSFIYALGINNVGIKTANDLANHFKSLDNLKNASHEELITVGEVGEIIANSILEFFHDDRILESLDKLLSEGVNPYFEEVEIEESIFTDKTVVITGTIEGLGRNEIKDMVEKMGGKVTGSVSKKTDYVIVGEDPGSKYDKAVELGIQIVRVSNGEFIVQNQ